In Acidimicrobiales bacterium, a single window of DNA contains:
- a CDS encoding type 1 glutamine amidotransferase produces MRSRLVALMIGRSPERRYSVHRGYVDAITAVGAQPVIVPVGPGIDTDRTLGLVLTCDALLLSGGNDVDPAVYGAQRGGGEKDTDPDRDALEVAAVATAMDAGRPVLGICRGIQLLAAALGGTLIPDLPSAGFVDHDEEEREGEPVHGIVAEAGSVAGLAVAGANRVNSIHHQAVSDPGPVLKAVAWSPDGLIEAVEAPGALGIQWHPERLIESDSRHLAPFRWLVSR; encoded by the coding sequence ATGAGAAGCAGGCTCGTTGCGCTTATGATCGGGAGGAGCCCGGAGCGGAGGTACTCCGTGCACCGGGGTTACGTCGACGCCATAACGGCCGTTGGCGCCCAGCCGGTGATCGTCCCGGTGGGTCCCGGCATCGACACGGACCGCACGCTCGGGCTGGTGTTGACGTGTGACGCCCTGCTGCTGAGCGGAGGGAACGACGTCGATCCCGCTGTCTATGGGGCGCAGCGAGGCGGGGGAGAGAAAGACACCGATCCGGACCGAGACGCCCTCGAAGTGGCCGCCGTGGCTACGGCCATGGATGCAGGAAGACCAGTCCTGGGAATCTGCAGGGGTATCCAGCTGCTTGCAGCGGCGCTCGGAGGCACTCTGATTCCGGACCTCCCATCGGCGGGATTTGTGGATCACGACGAGGAGGAACGAGAGGGCGAACCAGTCCACGGCATCGTCGCCGAAGCCGGATCGGTTGCCGGTCTCGCGGTCGCCGGCGCAAACCGAGTCAATTCCATTCACCACCAGGCGGTCTCCGACCCCGGGCCGGTTCTCAAAGCGGTCGCGTGGAGCCCCGACGGGCTGATTGAAGCCGTAGAAGCCCCTGGGGCACTGGGCATTCAATGGCACCCGGAGAGGCTCATCGAGTCCGACAGCCGACACCTCGCGCCGTTCCGATGGCTGGTCAGCCGATGA